Proteins from a genomic interval of Candidatus Latescibacter sp.:
- a CDS encoding DUF1080 domain-containing protein, translating to MKREIILTSLLVAVSATFAAAQTHNFDKDEVGKAPKGFSTALTGKGKIGSWVIMKDKTSPSQPNVLAQTDMDATDYRFPVCVFDSLMIKDVDVSVKFKPVKGEVDQAAGIVWRYQDKDNYYIVRANALENNVVLYKVEKEKRTDLPLKGIGRTYGKKTNVPSGQWSTLRVLAKANLFEVYFNGAKLFEVEDNTFTGAGKVGLWTKADSYTLFDDLVAIELK from the coding sequence ATGAAAAGGGAAATCATCCTGACCAGTTTGTTGGTGGCGGTGTCTGCAACCTTCGCTGCTGCTCAAACACACAATTTCGACAAAGACGAAGTCGGTAAAGCGCCGAAGGGATTTTCCACCGCCTTGACCGGCAAAGGCAAGATCGGCAGTTGGGTGATTATGAAAGACAAGACCTCCCCCAGCCAGCCGAATGTGTTGGCTCAAACAGATATGGACGCTACTGATTACCGCTTTCCTGTGTGCGTTTTTGACAGCTTGATGATAAAGGATGTCGATGTGAGCGTAAAATTCAAGCCGGTGAAAGGTGAAGTCGATCAAGCGGCGGGCATTGTCTGGCGCTATCAAGACAAAGACAATTATTACATCGTTCGCGCCAACGCTCTGGAAAATAACGTCGTGCTTTACAAGGTCGAAAAGGAAAAGAGAACCGATCTTCCGCTCAAAGGTATCGGCCGGACTTATGGGAAGAAAACCAATGTTCCCTCCGGACAATGGAGCACGCTGCGTGTCTTGGCCAAAGCCAATCTCTTTGAGGTTTATTTCAACGGCGCAAAGCTTTTTGAAGTTGAAGACAACACATTCACCGGCGCAGGTAAAGTTGGGCTATGGACTAAA